One Sphaerisporangium krabiense DNA segment encodes these proteins:
- a CDS encoding pyroglutamyl peptidase has product MPATAPAFAAETGGCADTARPLTVEEQRLAGAVPQEILRRSGFDSAAPRFAHALCGARSYRQAEQVITTHGQHLWQRAVDRAQGRGAPDGDLSRDDDRPLYWARLGLTGALRQWRPAFGLTDAGRAALLDRLERGSRGQDAIRFPAGKGVRRVLVTGFDPFTLDRDIRISNPSGATALALDGTTVRTDAGPVRIETAVFPVRWGDFANGTVERALRPHLPQADLFTTVSQGRPGRFDVERFNGAWRGGFPDNENLSSTGLVPVSDPASQPQWTVTTLPYQKIVAAPTGRFPVYDNTQVTEIPAGATTPVVRPDGPTEGSTARSGSGGDYLSNEIAYRATLLRDRLHLRIPGGHVHTPVLQFAPGNTDPATGTITDAEFVRNRLDIIAQARTIILVAAGTTPPRT; this is encoded by the coding sequence GTGCCGGCCACGGCACCCGCGTTCGCCGCGGAGACCGGCGGTTGCGCGGACACGGCGAGACCGCTCACCGTCGAAGAGCAGCGCCTCGCCGGCGCCGTGCCGCAGGAGATCCTGCGGCGCTCCGGCTTCGACTCCGCGGCCCCCCGGTTCGCGCACGCCCTGTGCGGGGCGAGGTCGTACCGCCAGGCGGAGCAGGTCATCACCACGCATGGGCAGCACTTGTGGCAGCGCGCGGTCGACCGGGCGCAGGGACGCGGCGCGCCGGACGGCGACCTGAGCCGGGACGACGACCGGCCGCTGTACTGGGCACGCCTCGGGCTGACCGGCGCGCTGCGGCAGTGGCGGCCCGCGTTCGGCCTCACCGACGCCGGACGCGCGGCGCTGCTCGACCGCCTGGAGCGCGGCTCCCGCGGCCAGGACGCCATCCGCTTCCCCGCCGGGAAGGGCGTGCGGCGAGTGCTGGTCACCGGCTTCGACCCGTTCACCCTGGACCGGGACATCCGCATCAGCAACCCCTCCGGCGCCACCGCGCTGGCGCTCGACGGGACGACCGTGCGGACGGACGCGGGCCCCGTCAGGATCGAGACGGCCGTCTTCCCGGTCCGCTGGGGCGACTTCGCGAACGGCACGGTGGAACGGGCCCTGCGCCCGCACCTGCCGCAGGCCGACCTGTTCACGACGGTCAGCCAGGGCCGGCCCGGCCGGTTCGACGTCGAGCGCTTCAACGGGGCCTGGCGGGGAGGATTCCCGGACAACGAGAACCTGTCCTCGACCGGGCTCGTCCCGGTGTCCGACCCGGCCTCCCAGCCCCAGTGGACGGTGACCACGCTGCCGTACCAGAAGATCGTGGCCGCCCCGACGGGCCGTTTCCCCGTGTACGACAACACCCAGGTGACCGAGATCCCGGCCGGCGCGACCACCCCCGTGGTGCGTCCGGACGGCCCCACCGAGGGCTCCACCGCCCGGAGCGGCAGCGGCGGCGACTACCTGTCCAACGAGATCGCCTACCGGGCCACCCTGCTCCGCGACCGGCTCCACCTGCGCATCCCCGGCGGCCACGTGCACACCCCGGTCCTCCAGTTCGCCCCGGGCAACACCGACCCCGCGACCGGCACGATCACCGACGCCGAGTTCGTGCGCAACCGGCTGGACATCATCGCCCAGGCCCGCACGATCATCCTT
- a CDS encoding VOC family protein, with protein sequence MASLLCPYLNFPGTARQAMEFYEGVFGGTLSLNTFGDFGAPDAELADKIMHSALETRGGFTLMASDLPPGMEHTPGTTISVSLSGEDAGELRGYWERLTAGGVVTVPLERQMWGDEFGSCVDRFGIPWMVNITAPRT encoded by the coding sequence ATGGCCTCTCTTCTCTGCCCGTACCTCAACTTTCCCGGCACCGCGCGGCAGGCCATGGAGTTCTACGAAGGCGTCTTCGGTGGCACGCTCTCGCTGAACACCTTCGGCGACTTCGGGGCCCCGGACGCGGAGCTCGCCGACAAGATCATGCACAGCGCGCTCGAAACCCGCGGCGGCTTCACGCTGATGGCCTCCGACCTGCCGCCCGGCATGGAGCACACCCCCGGCACCACCATCTCGGTGAGCCTCAGCGGTGAGGACGCCGGCGAGCTGCGCGGCTACTGGGAGAGGCTCACCGCGGGCGGCGTGGTCACCGTCCCCCTGGAGAGGCAGATGTGGGGCGACGAGTTCGGGTCCTGCGTGGACCGGTTCGGCATCCCCTGGATGGTCAACATCACCGCCCCGCGTACCTGA
- a CDS encoding DUF2079 domain-containing protein: MAERIQEAAPGTERREPAGAVRAATRDLAGRLRALPRPSPRARHVISLAALVLVATAVYTRLGMVRFDLYRATSLDLTLFDQVVRGFSHFSAPTSPLRGFTLDKGMDFNQLGEHFSPILAVLAPLYWIHDGPETLIFAQAALFALAIPPLWVFTRRVLGTGPAYLVAVAYALSWPLARALNFDFHEAAFAPLITAVMIERYSAGRQGHAVTAAAALLLVKEDMGLMVAGFGAYVVTRGRRLDGITYIAAGVGYTLYARALMIPAVGGDPEMYWAYGQFGPDLPHAALTAVSDPLGTLGTLFSPQVKLDTWAFLLWPTLLLCLFSPLTLMAVPQLLERMLSDRLHWWITDFHHSAFTVVVLLCAGVDGAARLGRLLHRRKEIPERSTALVWATGVCLVAVTLVPRFPFDQLIRPEFYERPPDIAAAEQAVATVPSGVMVEAVNHVGPHLSARTTTLLWTDKPPAAPWIVADTTRFAYPWGSVDRQRQRVDELRQLGYQTVFEREGYVVLHRPGTAPP; encoded by the coding sequence GTGGCTGAACGCATCCAGGAGGCGGCGCCCGGCACCGAGCGCCGCGAACCGGCCGGCGCCGTGCGCGCGGCCACCCGGGACCTGGCAGGACGGCTGCGCGCCCTGCCCCGTCCCTCGCCGCGCGCCCGGCACGTCATCTCGCTGGCCGCGCTCGTCCTGGTCGCGACCGCGGTCTACACGCGGCTCGGCATGGTCAGGTTCGACCTGTACCGGGCGACCAGCCTGGACCTGACGCTCTTCGACCAGGTGGTGCGCGGCTTCTCGCACTTCAGCGCGCCGACGAGCCCGCTGCGCGGGTTCACCCTGGACAAGGGGATGGACTTCAACCAGCTCGGCGAGCACTTCTCGCCGATCCTCGCCGTCCTTGCCCCGCTGTACTGGATCCACGACGGCCCCGAGACGCTGATCTTCGCCCAGGCGGCGCTGTTCGCGCTGGCGATCCCGCCGCTGTGGGTGTTCACCCGGCGGGTGCTCGGCACCGGACCGGCCTACCTCGTCGCCGTCGCCTACGCGCTGTCGTGGCCGCTGGCGCGGGCGCTGAACTTCGACTTCCACGAGGCGGCCTTCGCGCCGCTGATCACCGCCGTGATGATCGAGCGGTACAGCGCGGGCAGGCAGGGCCACGCCGTCACGGCGGCCGCGGCGTTGCTGCTGGTCAAAGAGGACATGGGCCTCATGGTCGCCGGGTTCGGCGCCTACGTCGTGACCCGGGGGCGGCGGCTCGACGGCATCACCTACATCGCGGCCGGCGTGGGCTACACCCTGTACGCCCGGGCGCTGATGATCCCGGCCGTGGGCGGCGACCCGGAGATGTACTGGGCATACGGCCAGTTCGGCCCCGACCTGCCGCACGCCGCGCTCACGGCCGTGAGCGACCCCCTGGGCACCCTCGGCACGCTGTTCAGCCCGCAGGTGAAGCTCGACACCTGGGCGTTCCTGCTGTGGCCGACGCTGCTGCTGTGCCTGTTCTCACCGCTCACGCTGATGGCGGTGCCGCAGTTGCTGGAGCGCATGCTGTCCGACCGCCTGCACTGGTGGATCACCGACTTCCACCACAGCGCCTTCACCGTGGTCGTCCTGCTGTGCGCGGGCGTGGACGGCGCCGCGCGGCTCGGCCGCCTGCTGCACCGCCGCAAGGAGATCCCCGAGCGGTCGACGGCGCTGGTGTGGGCGACGGGCGTCTGCCTGGTCGCGGTCACGCTCGTGCCCCGCTTCCCGTTCGACCAGCTCATCCGGCCGGAGTTCTACGAGAGACCCCCGGACATCGCCGCGGCGGAGCAGGCGGTCGCCACGGTGCCCTCCGGCGTCATGGTGGAGGCCGTCAACCACGTCGGGCCGCACCTGTCCGCCCGCACGACGACCCTCCTCTGGACGGACAAGCCGCCCGCCGCGCCCTGGATCGTCGCCGACACGACCCGCTTCGCCTACCCGTGGGGTTCGGTCGACCGGCAGCGGCAGCGCGTGGACGAGTTGAGGCAGCTCGGCTACCAGACCGTCTTCGAACGCGAGGGTTACGTGGTACTCCACCGCCCCGGCACGGCGCCGCCGTGA
- a CDS encoding NADP-dependent oxidoreductase, whose protein sequence is MKAARVHEYGSPDVIRYEDVPRPVPRPGEVLVRVAAASYNPSDAGFRAGLMASVIRMELPFVPGIDLSGTIVAGDTRRFPVGGRVMGLPGGASAEYVAVPERSLAKAPASIPLTHAAAIPVAALTAWQALFEHAHLAEGRRVLVNGAGGGVGSFAVQLAAREGAHVIATAGPRSAEAVRRHGAHEIIDYTATSLAEALDAPVDVLLNLVPIPPEAARDLVRLVRPGGEIVSITAPFDPPPGAGVTAAHFVTRDDVDQLTAIAALVDDGALRVHVTAAHPLSALAHVHRESEAGRLHGKVVVVP, encoded by the coding sequence ATGAAGGCCGCACGCGTCCACGAGTACGGCAGTCCCGACGTCATCCGCTACGAGGACGTCCCCCGGCCCGTCCCCCGCCCGGGAGAGGTGCTGGTCAGGGTCGCCGCCGCGTCCTACAACCCCTCCGACGCCGGCTTCCGCGCCGGGCTGATGGCGTCCGTCATCCGCATGGAGCTGCCGTTCGTCCCCGGTATCGACCTGTCCGGCACGATCGTCGCCGGCGACACCCGCCGGTTCCCGGTCGGCGGCCGCGTCATGGGCCTGCCCGGCGGCGCCTCGGCCGAGTACGTGGCCGTGCCCGAGCGCTCGCTGGCGAAGGCCCCGGCCTCGATCCCGCTCACGCACGCCGCCGCCATCCCGGTCGCCGCGCTCACCGCCTGGCAGGCCCTCTTCGAGCACGCGCACCTCGCCGAGGGCCGCCGCGTCCTCGTCAACGGCGCGGGCGGGGGCGTGGGTTCGTTCGCCGTCCAGCTCGCCGCGCGCGAGGGCGCGCACGTCATCGCCACGGCCGGGCCCCGCAGCGCCGAGGCCGTCCGGCGGCACGGCGCCCACGAGATCATCGACTACACCGCGACCTCCCTCGCCGAAGCGCTCGACGCGCCCGTGGACGTCCTGCTCAACCTGGTCCCGATCCCTCCGGAGGCCGCCCGCGACCTGGTCCGGCTCGTGCGCCCCGGCGGCGAGATCGTCTCGATCACCGCCCCGTTCGACCCGCCGCCCGGCGCGGGCGTCACCGCCGCGCACTTCGTCACCCGCGACGACGTGGACCAGCTCACCGCCATCGCCGCCCTCGTCGACGACGGCGCGCTCCGTGTGCACGTGACCGCGGCCCACCCGTTGTCCGCGCTCGCCCACGTCCACCGCGAGAGCGAGGCGGGCCGCCTGCACGGCAAGGTCGTCGTCGTTCCGTGA
- a CDS encoding AraC family transcriptional regulator yields the protein MDVLSDVIATMRTGEPRSSRVRWHGAWGQRFPSVPGTAGFQVVLRGRCWLFPEDGPPLALAEGDVVLLTRGRGHGMGGDPAAPPAGPACDPLADRPRYTSASAGDDGSPPSAVTLCGAYELDATRAHPLLGELPDVVHLPAAPGRHPDLRAAVGLLGAELEHPRPGADAVVPALLDMLLAYILRAWFAQRPAVATGWAAALRDPAVGAALDAMHRDPSLPWTVEALGKRVGLSRAAFSRRFTAMVGRPPLAYLTWWRMTTAARLLRESDVPLGAVARRAGYTSEFAFSATFKRHHGASPGRYRRGVT from the coding sequence GTGGACGTGCTCAGCGATGTGATCGCCACGATGCGGACGGGCGAGCCGCGGTCGTCCCGGGTGCGGTGGCACGGGGCGTGGGGGCAGCGGTTTCCCTCCGTTCCGGGAACGGCCGGGTTCCAGGTCGTCCTGCGCGGGAGGTGCTGGCTGTTCCCCGAGGACGGCCCGCCGCTCGCGCTCGCCGAGGGAGACGTGGTGCTGCTGACGCGAGGCCGGGGGCACGGCATGGGCGGCGACCCCGCCGCCCCGCCCGCCGGCCCGGCGTGCGACCCGCTCGCCGACCGGCCCCGGTACACCTCCGCGTCGGCCGGCGACGACGGCTCGCCCCCGTCGGCCGTGACGCTGTGCGGCGCCTACGAGCTGGACGCGACGCGGGCGCATCCGCTGCTCGGCGAGCTGCCCGACGTGGTCCACCTCCCGGCCGCGCCCGGCCGTCACCCGGACCTGCGCGCCGCCGTCGGCCTGCTCGGCGCGGAGCTGGAGCACCCCCGCCCGGGCGCGGACGCCGTCGTGCCCGCCTTGCTCGACATGCTGCTCGCCTACATCCTGCGCGCGTGGTTCGCGCAGCGCCCGGCCGTGGCGACCGGGTGGGCGGCGGCGCTGAGGGATCCGGCGGTCGGCGCCGCGCTGGACGCGATGCACCGCGATCCGTCCCTGCCCTGGACCGTCGAGGCGCTGGGCAAGCGGGTCGGGCTCTCCCGCGCGGCGTTCTCGCGCCGCTTCACCGCCATGGTCGGACGTCCCCCGCTGGCCTACCTCACCTGGTGGCGGATGACGACGGCGGCCCGCCTGCTGCGCGAGTCGGACGTCCCCTTGGGCGCCGTGGCGCGGCGGGCCGGCTACACCTCCGAGTTCGCCTTCTCGGCGACCTTCAAGCGGCACCACGGCGCCTCGCCCGGCAGGTACCGGCGCGGGGTCACCTGA